A single window of Doryrhamphus excisus isolate RoL2022-K1 chromosome 5, RoL_Dexc_1.0, whole genome shotgun sequence DNA harbors:
- the chd1l gene encoding chromodomain-helicase-DNA-binding protein 1-like isoform X3 translates to MENWRNELERFAPSLSVLCYKGDKDRRAEIQGEVDMQDVHVLLTTYELCLKDASFLRRWKWKVLVVDEAHRLKNQNSLLHKTLMQFSVDFRVLLTGTPIQNNLLELYSLLSFIQPAIFSAEDADNFVHSYSDIRSRPTLAAELQSLLEPFLLRRIKSEVAVDLPKKSELVVYHGMSALQKKYYKALLMKDVEAFGNEQSNKTRLLNILMQLRKCVDHPYLFDGVEPEPFEMGEHLIEASGKLCLLDGMLAYLQAGGHRVLLFSQMTRMLDILQDYMEYRGFSYERLDGSVRGEERNLAVKNFSNNDVFVFLLSTKAGGVGMNLTAADTVIFMDSDFNPQNDLQAAARCHRIGQHRPVKVIRLLARDTVEEIMYSRAVSKLHLTNTVMEEGRFSLLDRAQTAAAGLQLSEILKFGVDNLLSSDESSVQDVKLEKILGTSEGGHWMVDDNEEENSLQEEEDSGSESDRQNHMYCFEGKDYSKDPSSEDQKSFERLLEEQLGELQKCVGDGRSLRNKADVSPAAALGFPTRKRRPLTEAELEQRRQKRQEAAAKRAKYQEDLKKKQEEQKYQKKMAWWESCGYKSPCLKPADGEEDEDEEEEDDSSSVSSTDSDSGAIHYVLGDVTHPHGAHGDAIIVHCVDDSGWWGKGGLFTALEVRSDEPRRYYEKAGKMKDLDLGSVLFFPINDKQSRLDGSDHLALIVAQQRDKANKLSGIFLTALDEGLKKIHTAAKRNKASVHLPRIGHSTKGFNWYGTERLIRKHLASRGIPTFIYYHSRSAGKENTTAPTASASSPKAEAHGSAAPTAGPSNPLSPPLLPNFMRGVHVFFYNLPATERKMLARYLITYDGDEEEVMSGEVTHIVAEVENNIHSQELQDMMRRYNQAVAVRKPWLEACFSKQRLVNTAHFTHTLL, encoded by the exons ATGGAAAACTGGAGGAATGAGTTGGAACG tttcgcCCCGTCTCTTAGTGTCCTGTGTTACAAGGGAGACAAAGACAGACGAGCGGAGATCCAGGGGGAGGTGGACATGCAGGACGTCCACGTTCTGCTCACCACATACGAG CTCTGCCTCAAAGACGCTTCTTTCCTGAGACG GTGGAAGTGGAAGGTGCTGGTCGTAGACGAGGCTCACCGACTCAAGAACCAGAACTCTCTCTTGCACAAAACCCTGATGCAG tTCTCAGTGGACTTTAGGGTCCTGCTGACGGGAACTCCCATCCAGAACAACCTGCTGGAACTCTACTCTCTGCTGAGCTTCATCCAGCCCGCAATCTTCTCAGCAGAAGACGCAGACAACTTTGTTCACTCTTACTCGGACATACGGAGTCGACCTACACTCG CGGCCGAGCTCCAGAGCCTCCTGGAGCCCTTCTTGCTTCGTCGGATCAAGTCGGAGGTGGCGGTGGATCTGCCCAAGAAGAGCGAGCTGGTGGTTTACCATGGCATGTCGGCACTGCAGAAGAAATACTACAAAGCCCTCCTGATGAAGGATGTTG agGCTTTTGGGAACGAGCAGAGCAACAAGACTCGTCTGCTCAACATCTTAATGCAGCTGAGGAAGTGCGTGGATCACCCATATCTTTTTGACG GAGTGGAGCCAGAGCCGTTTGAGATGGGGGAGCATCTGATCGAAGCCAGCGGGAAGCTTTGCCTCCTGGATGGGATGTTGGCTTACCTGCAAGCAGG CGGCCATCGTGTTCTGCTGTTCTCCCAGATGACCAGGATGCTGGACATTCTCCAGGACTACATGGAGTACAGAG GTTTCAGCTACGAGCGCCTGGACGGCTCGGTCCGAGGCGAAGAACGCAATCTGGCGGTGAAGAACTTCAGCAACAACGACGTCTTTGTCTTTCTGCTCAGCACCAAAGCAG GGGGGGTCGGCATGAACCTCACCGCTGCTGACACCGTCATTTTCATGGACAGCGACTTCAACCCTCAAAACGACCTGCAGGCCGCCGCGCGCTGCCACCGCATTGGTCAGCACAG GCCGGTGAAGGTGATCCGCCTCCTGGCGAGAGACACGGTGGAGGAGATCATGTACTCTCGCGCCGTCTCCAAGCTGCACCTCACCAACACGGTGATGGAAGAGGGGCGCTTCTCTTTGCTGGACCGAGCTCAGACGGCAGCTGCGGGACTGCAA CTCAGTGAGATCTTAAAGTTTGGTGTTGATAATCTGCTATCGTCGGATGAGAGCTCGGTACAGGATGTGAAACTGGAGAAGATCCTCGGCACGTCTGAAGGTGGTCACTGGATGGTTGACGACAACGAAGAGGAAAATTCCCTGCAAGAAGAGGAAGACAGCGGCTCTGAATCTGACAGGCAGA ACCACATGTACTGCTTTGAGGGTAAAGACTACAGCAAGGACCCCAGCTCAGAGGACCAGAAGAGCTTTGAACGTCTGCTGGAGGAGCAGCTTGGCGAGCTGCAGAAATGTGTGGGAGACGGACGAAGCCTACGGAACAAAGCCGAT GTGTCACCGGCAGCAGCGCTAGGCTTCCCCACAAGGAAGAGGAGGCCTCTCACGGAGGCGGAGCTGGAGCAGAGGCGGCAGAAGCGGCAGGAGGCGGCGGCCAAGCGAGCCAAGTATCAGGAGGACCTCAAGAAGAAGCAGGAGGAGCAGAAATaccagaaaaa AATGGCTTGGTGGGAGTCATGCGGCTACAAATCACCATGTCTGAAGCCTGCTGACGGggaggaagacgaggatgaagaagaggaggatgacagCAGCAGTGTGAGCTCCACGGACTCGGACAGCGGCGCCATCCACTACGTCTTGGGAGACGTGACGCATCCTCACGGTGCACATGGGGACGCCATCATCGTCCACTGTGTCG ATGATTCTGGCTGGTGGGGGAAGGGGGGCTTGTTCACCGCTCTGGAGGTGCGGTCGGATGAACCCCGGCGGTACTACGAGAAGGCTGGAAAGATGAAAG ACTTGGACCTGGGAAGCGTCCTGTTCTTTCCCATCAATGACAAACAGTCCCGGCTGGACGGGAGTGATCAC CTGGCCCTCATCGTTGCACAGCAGCGGGACAAAGCCAACAAATTGTCCGGCATCTTTCTCACCGCGCTTGACGAAGGTCTCAAGAAGATCCACACTGCCGCCAAACGGAATAAAG CGAGCGTGCACCTTCCACGTATCGGCCACTCCACCAAGGGCTTCAACTGGTACGGCACGGAGCGTCTGATCAGGAAACATCTGGCTTCCAGAGGCATCCCCACCTTCAT ATACTATCACAGTCGCAGCGCCGGTAAAGAAAACACCACTGCCCCCACAGCCTCTGCGTCCTCCCCTAAAGCTGAGGCGCACGGCTCGGCTGCGCCGACGGCAGGACCCTCGAACCCCTTGAGCCCTCCTCTGCTGCCCAACTTCATGAGGGGGGtccatgtgtttttttacaacctGCCTGCAACGGAGAGGAAGATGCTTGCTCGCTACCTCATCACATAT GATGGAGACGAAGAGGAGGTGATGAGTGGCGAGGTCACACACATCGTCGCCGAGGTGGAGAATAACATCCACTCTCAG GAGCTACAGGACATGATGCGTCGCTACAACCAGGCAGTGGCGGTGCGCAAACCCTGGCTGGAGGCCTGCTTCTCCAAACAACGACTCGTCAACACAGcccacttcacacacacactcctgtaa
- the chd1l gene encoding chromodomain-helicase-DNA-binding protein 1-like isoform X2, whose translation MTELLLKIKTSIGAKKTTPLCQSDVQRWGLRGIHLRAYQLDGVQWLTQCVQNQQGCILADEMGLGKTCQTISLLLYVTAALGAKDPFLVLSPLSVMENWRNELERVLCYKGDKDRRAEIQGEVDMQDVHVLLTTYELCLKDASFLRRWKWKVLVVDEAHRLKNQNSLLHKTLMQFSVDFRVLLTGTPIQNNLLELYSLLSFIQPAIFSAEDADNFVHSYSDIRSRPTLAAELQSLLEPFLLRRIKSEVAVDLPKKSELVVYHGMSALQKKYYKALLMKDVEAFGNEQSNKTRLLNILMQLRKCVDHPYLFDGVEPEPFEMGEHLIEASGKLCLLDGMLAYLQAGGHRVLLFSQMTRMLDILQDYMEYRGFSYERLDGSVRGEERNLAVKNFSNNDVFVFLLSTKAGGVGMNLTAADTVIFMDSDFNPQNDLQAAARCHRIGQHRPVKVIRLLARDTVEEIMYSRAVSKLHLTNTVMEEGRFSLLDRAQTAAAGLQLSEILKFGVDNLLSSDESSVQDVKLEKILGTSEGGHWMVDDNEEENSLQEEEDSGSESDRQNHMYCFEGKDYSKDPSSEDQKSFERLLEEQLGELQKCVGDGRSLRNKADVSPAAALGFPTRKRRPLTEAELEQRRQKRQEAAAKRAKYQEDLKKKQEEQKYQKKMAWWESCGYKSPCLKPADGEEDEDEEEEDDSSSVSSTDSDSGAIHYVLGDVTHPHGAHGDAIIVHCVDDSGWWGKGGLFTALEVRSDEPRRYYEKAGKMKDLDLGSVLFFPINDKQSRLDGSDHLALIVAQQRDKANKLSGIFLTALDEGLKKIHTAAKRNKASVHLPRIGHSTKGFNWYGTERLIRKHLASRGIPTFIYYHSRSAGKENTTAPTASASSPKAEAHGSAAPTAGPSNPLSPPLLPNFMRGVHVFFYNLPATERKMLARYLITYDGDEEEVMSGEVTHIVAEVENNIHSQELQDMMRRYNQAVAVRKPWLEACFSKQRLVNTAHFTHTLL comes from the exons ATGACGGAATTGTTGCTGAAGATTAAAACCAGCATCGGTGCGAAAAAGACGACCCCGTTATGTCAGAGTGACGTACAGCGATGGGGTTTAAGAG GGATACATCTGAGGGCCTACCAGCTGGATGGCGTCCAGTGGTTGACACAGTGTGTGCAGAACCAGCAGGGATGCATCCTTGCAGATGAGATGGGCTTGGGGAAAACCTGTCAG ACGATCTCTCTGCTGTTGTATGTGACTGCAGCTCTTGGTGCCAAAGATCCATTTTTGGTCCTGAGCCCACTCTCCGTCATGGAAAACTGGAGGAATGAGTTGGAACG TGTCCTGTGTTACAAGGGAGACAAAGACAGACGAGCGGAGATCCAGGGGGAGGTGGACATGCAGGACGTCCACGTTCTGCTCACCACATACGAG CTCTGCCTCAAAGACGCTTCTTTCCTGAGACG GTGGAAGTGGAAGGTGCTGGTCGTAGACGAGGCTCACCGACTCAAGAACCAGAACTCTCTCTTGCACAAAACCCTGATGCAG tTCTCAGTGGACTTTAGGGTCCTGCTGACGGGAACTCCCATCCAGAACAACCTGCTGGAACTCTACTCTCTGCTGAGCTTCATCCAGCCCGCAATCTTCTCAGCAGAAGACGCAGACAACTTTGTTCACTCTTACTCGGACATACGGAGTCGACCTACACTCG CGGCCGAGCTCCAGAGCCTCCTGGAGCCCTTCTTGCTTCGTCGGATCAAGTCGGAGGTGGCGGTGGATCTGCCCAAGAAGAGCGAGCTGGTGGTTTACCATGGCATGTCGGCACTGCAGAAGAAATACTACAAAGCCCTCCTGATGAAGGATGTTG agGCTTTTGGGAACGAGCAGAGCAACAAGACTCGTCTGCTCAACATCTTAATGCAGCTGAGGAAGTGCGTGGATCACCCATATCTTTTTGACG GAGTGGAGCCAGAGCCGTTTGAGATGGGGGAGCATCTGATCGAAGCCAGCGGGAAGCTTTGCCTCCTGGATGGGATGTTGGCTTACCTGCAAGCAGG CGGCCATCGTGTTCTGCTGTTCTCCCAGATGACCAGGATGCTGGACATTCTCCAGGACTACATGGAGTACAGAG GTTTCAGCTACGAGCGCCTGGACGGCTCGGTCCGAGGCGAAGAACGCAATCTGGCGGTGAAGAACTTCAGCAACAACGACGTCTTTGTCTTTCTGCTCAGCACCAAAGCAG GGGGGGTCGGCATGAACCTCACCGCTGCTGACACCGTCATTTTCATGGACAGCGACTTCAACCCTCAAAACGACCTGCAGGCCGCCGCGCGCTGCCACCGCATTGGTCAGCACAG GCCGGTGAAGGTGATCCGCCTCCTGGCGAGAGACACGGTGGAGGAGATCATGTACTCTCGCGCCGTCTCCAAGCTGCACCTCACCAACACGGTGATGGAAGAGGGGCGCTTCTCTTTGCTGGACCGAGCTCAGACGGCAGCTGCGGGACTGCAA CTCAGTGAGATCTTAAAGTTTGGTGTTGATAATCTGCTATCGTCGGATGAGAGCTCGGTACAGGATGTGAAACTGGAGAAGATCCTCGGCACGTCTGAAGGTGGTCACTGGATGGTTGACGACAACGAAGAGGAAAATTCCCTGCAAGAAGAGGAAGACAGCGGCTCTGAATCTGACAGGCAGA ACCACATGTACTGCTTTGAGGGTAAAGACTACAGCAAGGACCCCAGCTCAGAGGACCAGAAGAGCTTTGAACGTCTGCTGGAGGAGCAGCTTGGCGAGCTGCAGAAATGTGTGGGAGACGGACGAAGCCTACGGAACAAAGCCGAT GTGTCACCGGCAGCAGCGCTAGGCTTCCCCACAAGGAAGAGGAGGCCTCTCACGGAGGCGGAGCTGGAGCAGAGGCGGCAGAAGCGGCAGGAGGCGGCGGCCAAGCGAGCCAAGTATCAGGAGGACCTCAAGAAGAAGCAGGAGGAGCAGAAATaccagaaaaa AATGGCTTGGTGGGAGTCATGCGGCTACAAATCACCATGTCTGAAGCCTGCTGACGGggaggaagacgaggatgaagaagaggaggatgacagCAGCAGTGTGAGCTCCACGGACTCGGACAGCGGCGCCATCCACTACGTCTTGGGAGACGTGACGCATCCTCACGGTGCACATGGGGACGCCATCATCGTCCACTGTGTCG ATGATTCTGGCTGGTGGGGGAAGGGGGGCTTGTTCACCGCTCTGGAGGTGCGGTCGGATGAACCCCGGCGGTACTACGAGAAGGCTGGAAAGATGAAAG ACTTGGACCTGGGAAGCGTCCTGTTCTTTCCCATCAATGACAAACAGTCCCGGCTGGACGGGAGTGATCAC CTGGCCCTCATCGTTGCACAGCAGCGGGACAAAGCCAACAAATTGTCCGGCATCTTTCTCACCGCGCTTGACGAAGGTCTCAAGAAGATCCACACTGCCGCCAAACGGAATAAAG CGAGCGTGCACCTTCCACGTATCGGCCACTCCACCAAGGGCTTCAACTGGTACGGCACGGAGCGTCTGATCAGGAAACATCTGGCTTCCAGAGGCATCCCCACCTTCAT ATACTATCACAGTCGCAGCGCCGGTAAAGAAAACACCACTGCCCCCACAGCCTCTGCGTCCTCCCCTAAAGCTGAGGCGCACGGCTCGGCTGCGCCGACGGCAGGACCCTCGAACCCCTTGAGCCCTCCTCTGCTGCCCAACTTCATGAGGGGGGtccatgtgtttttttacaacctGCCTGCAACGGAGAGGAAGATGCTTGCTCGCTACCTCATCACATAT GATGGAGACGAAGAGGAGGTGATGAGTGGCGAGGTCACACACATCGTCGCCGAGGTGGAGAATAACATCCACTCTCAG GAGCTACAGGACATGATGCGTCGCTACAACCAGGCAGTGGCGGTGCGCAAACCCTGGCTGGAGGCCTGCTTCTCCAAACAACGACTCGTCAACACAGcccacttcacacacacactcctgtaa
- the chd1l gene encoding chromodomain-helicase-DNA-binding protein 1-like isoform X1: MTELLLKIKTSIGAKKTTPLCQSDVQRWGLRGIHLRAYQLDGVQWLTQCVQNQQGCILADEMGLGKTCQTISLLLYVTAALGAKDPFLVLSPLSVMENWRNELERFAPSLSVLCYKGDKDRRAEIQGEVDMQDVHVLLTTYELCLKDASFLRRWKWKVLVVDEAHRLKNQNSLLHKTLMQFSVDFRVLLTGTPIQNNLLELYSLLSFIQPAIFSAEDADNFVHSYSDIRSRPTLAAELQSLLEPFLLRRIKSEVAVDLPKKSELVVYHGMSALQKKYYKALLMKDVEAFGNEQSNKTRLLNILMQLRKCVDHPYLFDGVEPEPFEMGEHLIEASGKLCLLDGMLAYLQAGGHRVLLFSQMTRMLDILQDYMEYRGFSYERLDGSVRGEERNLAVKNFSNNDVFVFLLSTKAGGVGMNLTAADTVIFMDSDFNPQNDLQAAARCHRIGQHRPVKVIRLLARDTVEEIMYSRAVSKLHLTNTVMEEGRFSLLDRAQTAAAGLQLSEILKFGVDNLLSSDESSVQDVKLEKILGTSEGGHWMVDDNEEENSLQEEEDSGSESDRQNHMYCFEGKDYSKDPSSEDQKSFERLLEEQLGELQKCVGDGRSLRNKADVSPAAALGFPTRKRRPLTEAELEQRRQKRQEAAAKRAKYQEDLKKKQEEQKYQKKMAWWESCGYKSPCLKPADGEEDEDEEEEDDSSSVSSTDSDSGAIHYVLGDVTHPHGAHGDAIIVHCVDDSGWWGKGGLFTALEVRSDEPRRYYEKAGKMKDLDLGSVLFFPINDKQSRLDGSDHLALIVAQQRDKANKLSGIFLTALDEGLKKIHTAAKRNKASVHLPRIGHSTKGFNWYGTERLIRKHLASRGIPTFIYYHSRSAGKENTTAPTASASSPKAEAHGSAAPTAGPSNPLSPPLLPNFMRGVHVFFYNLPATERKMLARYLITYDGDEEEVMSGEVTHIVAEVENNIHSQELQDMMRRYNQAVAVRKPWLEACFSKQRLVNTAHFTHTLL, encoded by the exons ATGACGGAATTGTTGCTGAAGATTAAAACCAGCATCGGTGCGAAAAAGACGACCCCGTTATGTCAGAGTGACGTACAGCGATGGGGTTTAAGAG GGATACATCTGAGGGCCTACCAGCTGGATGGCGTCCAGTGGTTGACACAGTGTGTGCAGAACCAGCAGGGATGCATCCTTGCAGATGAGATGGGCTTGGGGAAAACCTGTCAG ACGATCTCTCTGCTGTTGTATGTGACTGCAGCTCTTGGTGCCAAAGATCCATTTTTGGTCCTGAGCCCACTCTCCGTCATGGAAAACTGGAGGAATGAGTTGGAACG tttcgcCCCGTCTCTTAGTGTCCTGTGTTACAAGGGAGACAAAGACAGACGAGCGGAGATCCAGGGGGAGGTGGACATGCAGGACGTCCACGTTCTGCTCACCACATACGAG CTCTGCCTCAAAGACGCTTCTTTCCTGAGACG GTGGAAGTGGAAGGTGCTGGTCGTAGACGAGGCTCACCGACTCAAGAACCAGAACTCTCTCTTGCACAAAACCCTGATGCAG tTCTCAGTGGACTTTAGGGTCCTGCTGACGGGAACTCCCATCCAGAACAACCTGCTGGAACTCTACTCTCTGCTGAGCTTCATCCAGCCCGCAATCTTCTCAGCAGAAGACGCAGACAACTTTGTTCACTCTTACTCGGACATACGGAGTCGACCTACACTCG CGGCCGAGCTCCAGAGCCTCCTGGAGCCCTTCTTGCTTCGTCGGATCAAGTCGGAGGTGGCGGTGGATCTGCCCAAGAAGAGCGAGCTGGTGGTTTACCATGGCATGTCGGCACTGCAGAAGAAATACTACAAAGCCCTCCTGATGAAGGATGTTG agGCTTTTGGGAACGAGCAGAGCAACAAGACTCGTCTGCTCAACATCTTAATGCAGCTGAGGAAGTGCGTGGATCACCCATATCTTTTTGACG GAGTGGAGCCAGAGCCGTTTGAGATGGGGGAGCATCTGATCGAAGCCAGCGGGAAGCTTTGCCTCCTGGATGGGATGTTGGCTTACCTGCAAGCAGG CGGCCATCGTGTTCTGCTGTTCTCCCAGATGACCAGGATGCTGGACATTCTCCAGGACTACATGGAGTACAGAG GTTTCAGCTACGAGCGCCTGGACGGCTCGGTCCGAGGCGAAGAACGCAATCTGGCGGTGAAGAACTTCAGCAACAACGACGTCTTTGTCTTTCTGCTCAGCACCAAAGCAG GGGGGGTCGGCATGAACCTCACCGCTGCTGACACCGTCATTTTCATGGACAGCGACTTCAACCCTCAAAACGACCTGCAGGCCGCCGCGCGCTGCCACCGCATTGGTCAGCACAG GCCGGTGAAGGTGATCCGCCTCCTGGCGAGAGACACGGTGGAGGAGATCATGTACTCTCGCGCCGTCTCCAAGCTGCACCTCACCAACACGGTGATGGAAGAGGGGCGCTTCTCTTTGCTGGACCGAGCTCAGACGGCAGCTGCGGGACTGCAA CTCAGTGAGATCTTAAAGTTTGGTGTTGATAATCTGCTATCGTCGGATGAGAGCTCGGTACAGGATGTGAAACTGGAGAAGATCCTCGGCACGTCTGAAGGTGGTCACTGGATGGTTGACGACAACGAAGAGGAAAATTCCCTGCAAGAAGAGGAAGACAGCGGCTCTGAATCTGACAGGCAGA ACCACATGTACTGCTTTGAGGGTAAAGACTACAGCAAGGACCCCAGCTCAGAGGACCAGAAGAGCTTTGAACGTCTGCTGGAGGAGCAGCTTGGCGAGCTGCAGAAATGTGTGGGAGACGGACGAAGCCTACGGAACAAAGCCGAT GTGTCACCGGCAGCAGCGCTAGGCTTCCCCACAAGGAAGAGGAGGCCTCTCACGGAGGCGGAGCTGGAGCAGAGGCGGCAGAAGCGGCAGGAGGCGGCGGCCAAGCGAGCCAAGTATCAGGAGGACCTCAAGAAGAAGCAGGAGGAGCAGAAATaccagaaaaa AATGGCTTGGTGGGAGTCATGCGGCTACAAATCACCATGTCTGAAGCCTGCTGACGGggaggaagacgaggatgaagaagaggaggatgacagCAGCAGTGTGAGCTCCACGGACTCGGACAGCGGCGCCATCCACTACGTCTTGGGAGACGTGACGCATCCTCACGGTGCACATGGGGACGCCATCATCGTCCACTGTGTCG ATGATTCTGGCTGGTGGGGGAAGGGGGGCTTGTTCACCGCTCTGGAGGTGCGGTCGGATGAACCCCGGCGGTACTACGAGAAGGCTGGAAAGATGAAAG ACTTGGACCTGGGAAGCGTCCTGTTCTTTCCCATCAATGACAAACAGTCCCGGCTGGACGGGAGTGATCAC CTGGCCCTCATCGTTGCACAGCAGCGGGACAAAGCCAACAAATTGTCCGGCATCTTTCTCACCGCGCTTGACGAAGGTCTCAAGAAGATCCACACTGCCGCCAAACGGAATAAAG CGAGCGTGCACCTTCCACGTATCGGCCACTCCACCAAGGGCTTCAACTGGTACGGCACGGAGCGTCTGATCAGGAAACATCTGGCTTCCAGAGGCATCCCCACCTTCAT ATACTATCACAGTCGCAGCGCCGGTAAAGAAAACACCACTGCCCCCACAGCCTCTGCGTCCTCCCCTAAAGCTGAGGCGCACGGCTCGGCTGCGCCGACGGCAGGACCCTCGAACCCCTTGAGCCCTCCTCTGCTGCCCAACTTCATGAGGGGGGtccatgtgtttttttacaacctGCCTGCAACGGAGAGGAAGATGCTTGCTCGCTACCTCATCACATAT GATGGAGACGAAGAGGAGGTGATGAGTGGCGAGGTCACACACATCGTCGCCGAGGTGGAGAATAACATCCACTCTCAG GAGCTACAGGACATGATGCGTCGCTACAACCAGGCAGTGGCGGTGCGCAAACCCTGGCTGGAGGCCTGCTTCTCCAAACAACGACTCGTCAACACAGcccacttcacacacacactcctgtaa
- the sft2d2a gene encoding SFT2 domain containing 2a: MDKLKSVLSGEETRRDDRTILESVNEASTLGWGTRIKGFIACFVIGAACTIFGVAVLFLPRIGLILFIVFYTFGNICALCSTMFLMGPVKQLKRMCDKTRALATTIMITCLVLTLCAAFWWKNFGLALLFVILQVLSFTWYSLSYIPFVRDAILRLVAMCMK; the protein is encoded by the exons ATGGATAAACTCAAATCAGTTTTGAGCGGCGAGGAAACGCGACGAGATGACAGAACAATCCTAGAG TCGGTCAACGAAGCGTCAACGCTCGGATGGGGAACAAGAATCAAAGGATTCATCGCCTGCTTTGTCATTGGAGCAGCATGTACTATTTTT GGGGTGGCCGTGCTCTTTCTCCCCAGGATTGGCCTCATCCTCTTCATCGTCTTTTACACGTTTGGGAACATTTGTGCGCTGTGCAG CACCATGTTCCTGATGGGCCCCGTGAAGCAGCTGAAGAGGATGTGTGACAAAACAAGAGCGCTGGCCACCACCATCATGATA ACTTGTCTTGTGTTGACGTTATGTGCCGCTTTCTGG tgGAAGAACTTTGGTCTGGCTTTACTGTTTGTCATCTTGCAAGTGCTGTCATTCACCTG GTATAGCCTTTCATACATCCCATTTGTCag GGACGCCATATTGAGGTTGGTGGCCATGTGCATGAAGTGA